In Mixta intestinalis, the following are encoded in one genomic region:
- a CDS encoding RHS repeat-associated core domain-containing protein, which produces MEYDERGNPIAWINPLGEKETQTWVEDLSLPVLHTFADGTQEYREYNEQGDLTALRDREGGLTRFYYDGQGNPVRIVDAAGNETRLEHNSRGQLIKRFDCSGYLTRIFYDELGRVERISDAAGRDVSWQRSAAGLLLAETLPGGGRREYGYDAAGRLSHVRDEGGRVSRFTRNGRGQVTELVRPDGTRLRCDYDDAGLPAVLFNEKGAAWYFRHDVRGRLTEETDWSGQRRTWRYDAQGRPVETVHYPYPGAQDEPPLTTRLTWDALDRLTGKTTARHHTRYDHQGGTLTVERFALAEWQQAQREGRAARSQERLAFTCSPEGRLTAEENRGGRIAHRYDVLGNLLETRLPGGERLAYHYYGSGHLQQLDLLAAGERHVIAAYGRDRLHRETARSQGALWQHVVYDAVGRVTEKRISADESACGTALAETRFGWDAAGSLVRRRWQARGGAAGRYTEQRGAQYRYDLRDHLLSAQDEEGTRRWHYDAAGSLLSPQEENILHNRPGHSGTARCRYDGFGRLAERTDRRRNRTERFYYDDEHRLVRVTFSGHPAYREARYRYDALGRRTGKTLTRHDGREEETGFLWCGLRLYGERSGDAPETGTLYFYNEGGHEPVARAERQAGGGYRLYWYRTALNGLPESLHDRTGRAVWRGRCDEWGALKQESRSGEGESLRQNLRFAGQYFDHETGLHYTTFRYYDPENGHFTQPDPIGLAGGLNQYAYAPNALIYTDPLGWCVKKRLGDFGEAKVKAQLEASGKYDEIFSIQNASNHGIDLVGARPDGKFDIFEVKTTRTGVAGDLTARQYDANSFIDTVLTIDVPKGGYDLHGYNPIDILNNVGITQKVEVYVGSGVNGRWFVEKIIFISW; this is translated from the coding sequence ATGGAGTATGACGAACGCGGCAACCCCATCGCCTGGATTAATCCGCTGGGCGAAAAAGAGACGCAGACCTGGGTGGAGGACCTGTCGCTGCCGGTGCTGCACACCTTTGCCGACGGCACGCAGGAGTACCGCGAGTATAACGAACAGGGAGACCTGACGGCGCTGCGCGACCGCGAGGGCGGGCTGACCCGCTTTTACTATGACGGCCAGGGCAACCCCGTGCGCATCGTGGACGCGGCGGGCAATGAAACCCGGCTGGAGCACAACAGCCGCGGGCAGCTTATCAAACGCTTCGACTGCTCCGGCTACCTGACGCGCATTTTCTATGACGAACTGGGACGGGTGGAGCGCATCAGCGACGCGGCGGGCCGCGACGTGTCGTGGCAGCGCAGCGCCGCCGGGCTGCTGCTGGCGGAGACGCTGCCGGGCGGCGGGCGGCGCGAGTACGGCTATGATGCCGCAGGGCGGCTGAGCCACGTGCGCGACGAGGGCGGACGGGTGAGCCGCTTTACCCGCAACGGGCGCGGCCAGGTGACGGAGCTGGTCAGGCCGGACGGCACGCGGCTGCGCTGTGACTACGACGACGCGGGGCTGCCCGCGGTGCTGTTTAATGAAAAGGGCGCGGCATGGTACTTCCGCCACGACGTGCGCGGGCGGCTGACGGAGGAGACGGACTGGTCCGGGCAGCGCCGCACCTGGCGCTACGATGCGCAGGGCAGGCCGGTGGAAACGGTGCATTACCCTTATCCGGGCGCGCAGGACGAGCCGCCGCTGACCACGCGGCTGACGTGGGACGCGCTGGACCGGCTGACGGGCAAAACCACGGCGCGGCACCATACCCGCTATGACCATCAGGGCGGCACGTTGACGGTGGAGCGCTTCGCGCTGGCGGAGTGGCAGCAGGCGCAGCGGGAAGGGCGCGCCGCACGGTCGCAGGAGCGGCTGGCGTTTACCTGCAGCCCGGAGGGGCGGCTGACGGCGGAGGAGAACCGGGGCGGCCGCATCGCGCACCGTTATGACGTGCTGGGCAACCTGCTGGAGACGCGGCTGCCGGGCGGCGAGCGGCTGGCGTACCATTATTACGGCAGCGGCCACCTGCAGCAGCTGGACCTGCTGGCGGCGGGAGAGCGGCACGTTATCGCGGCGTACGGGCGTGACCGGCTGCACCGGGAAACCGCGCGCTCGCAGGGGGCGCTGTGGCAGCACGTGGTGTACGACGCGGTGGGGCGGGTCACCGAAAAGCGGATAAGCGCGGACGAGTCGGCCTGCGGCACCGCCCTGGCGGAAACGCGCTTCGGCTGGGACGCGGCGGGCAGCCTGGTGCGGCGCCGCTGGCAGGCGCGCGGCGGGGCGGCGGGGCGCTACACGGAGCAGCGCGGGGCGCAGTACCGCTACGACCTGCGCGACCATCTGCTGAGCGCGCAGGATGAGGAGGGCACCCGGCGGTGGCACTACGACGCGGCGGGCAGCCTGCTGTCGCCGCAGGAGGAGAACATCCTGCACAACCGTCCCGGCCACAGCGGCACGGCGCGCTGCCGCTACGACGGCTTCGGGCGGCTGGCGGAACGAACGGACAGGCGGCGTAACCGGACGGAGCGCTTTTACTACGACGACGAGCACCGGCTGGTGCGGGTGACGTTCAGCGGGCACCCGGCGTACCGGGAGGCGCGCTACCGCTACGACGCGCTGGGGCGGCGCACCGGCAAGACGCTGACGCGCCACGACGGGCGGGAGGAGGAGACCGGATTTTTGTGGTGCGGGCTGCGGCTGTACGGCGAGCGGAGCGGGGACGCGCCGGAGACCGGCACGCTCTATTTTTATAACGAAGGCGGCCACGAGCCCGTCGCGAGGGCGGAGCGGCAGGCGGGCGGCGGCTACCGGCTGTACTGGTACCGTACGGCGCTGAACGGGCTGCCGGAGTCGCTGCATGACCGGACGGGCCGCGCGGTGTGGCGGGGCCGCTGCGACGAGTGGGGGGCGCTGAAGCAGGAGAGCCGGTCCGGAGAAGGGGAAAGTCTGCGGCAGAATCTGCGCTTTGCCGGGCAGTACTTTGACCACGAAACGGGGCTGCACTACACTACCTTCCGCTACTACGATCCGGAGAACGGGCACTTTACCCAGCCGGATCCGATAGGGCTGGCGGGCGGGCTGAACCAGTACGCGTACGCGCCGAATGCGCTGATATATACAGACCCGTTAGGCTGGTGTGTTAAAAAAAGATTAGGCGATTTTGGGGAAGCTAAAGTAAAAGCACAGTTAGAAGCCTCGGGGAAATATGATGAAATTTTTTCAATTCAAAATGCTTCGAATCATGGTATTGATCTGGTTGGAGCACGCCCTGATGGTAAATTTGATATTTTTGAGGTGAAAACCACAAGAACAGGTGTCGCTGGAGATTTAACAGCTCGGCAATATGATGCTAATTCCTTTATTGATACTGTTTTAACCATTGATGTACCTAAAGGAGGCTATGATTTACATGGATATAATCCTATAGATATATTAAACAATGTTGGCATTACTCAAAAGGTTGAAGTCTACGTAGGGAGTGGTGTGAATGGGCGCTGGTTTGTCGAAAAAATTATCTTTATTTCATGGTGA